In Arthrobacter sp. CDRTa11, one DNA window encodes the following:
- a CDS encoding winged helix-turn-helix transcriptional regulator, translated as MRFDHCSLRDCGIARFLSLLDGPWATLIVRDLLKGPRRFNELLDGLPGISAHTLTSRLRKFEAHELLTRTAYSEIPPRVVYELTPLGQSLRPVLNSMNEWALSVPDSTFDN; from the coding sequence ATGAGATTCGATCATTGCTCCCTACGGGATTGCGGCATCGCCCGATTCCTCAGTCTGCTCGATGGCCCGTGGGCAACCCTGATCGTACGAGACCTCCTCAAGGGACCACGTCGCTTCAACGAACTTCTCGATGGTCTCCCCGGGATCAGCGCCCACACGCTCACCAGTCGGCTCCGTAAATTCGAGGCACACGAGCTGCTGACGCGCACCGCCTACTCAGAAATCCCTCCCCGCGTCGTCTACGAGCTCACTCCCCTGGGGCAAAGCCTTCGCCCGGTGCTGAACTCTATGAACGAGTGGGCGCTCTCCGTACCTGACAGCACGTTTGATAATTGA
- a CDS encoding SDR family oxidoreductase, with amino-acid sequence MTYIVHGATGAQGSPVLAALKAHGHPAVAAVRDVSTIDGPAVAVDYSSVHSLVQAYEGAEGVFVHLPLGRPEDQTAFAETIGEAVRRARPARVVFSTSGYSVEHNNEGSDGPSTMLRELEASAVSYAVVEPRLYLENLLMPAIHEPALAEGVLRYPLREDYATSWSSHLDVADVVVHLLVNRDVTGIVSVGALPGLLGADLAAGFSKGFKKEIVFEALSPEGFGELIVPVFGEAAAVPVVESYKYRQGQTDELIPEARSAQKLLGLEPRSVELWLRDLRL; translated from the coding sequence ATGACGTACATAGTTCACGGCGCCACTGGCGCCCAAGGTTCCCCTGTTCTTGCTGCCCTGAAGGCCCACGGTCACCCGGCCGTGGCTGCGGTTCGCGATGTTTCAACGATCGATGGCCCGGCTGTAGCCGTCGATTATTCCTCGGTACATTCCCTTGTCCAAGCGTATGAAGGTGCTGAGGGAGTCTTCGTCCATCTCCCGTTGGGTCGGCCGGAAGACCAGACAGCGTTTGCGGAAACCATCGGCGAAGCGGTGCGGCGGGCGCGGCCTGCCCGGGTGGTGTTCTCGACCAGTGGCTACTCGGTTGAACATAACAATGAAGGGTCAGACGGTCCCAGCACGATGCTTCGCGAACTCGAAGCCAGTGCAGTTTCGTATGCGGTAGTGGAGCCGCGCCTGTATTTGGAGAACCTGCTGATGCCGGCGATTCACGAACCTGCTTTGGCGGAGGGGGTGCTGCGGTATCCGCTGCGGGAGGACTATGCGACCTCCTGGAGTTCGCACCTGGATGTCGCCGATGTCGTGGTACACCTGCTGGTGAACCGTGACGTTACCGGTATCGTCTCTGTCGGCGCGCTGCCAGGACTTTTAGGCGCTGATCTTGCTGCCGGCTTCTCTAAGGGTTTCAAAAAGGAGATTGTCTTTGAGGCGTTGAGCCCGGAAGGCTTCGGTGAGCTCATCGTCCCCGTCTTCGGGGAAGCGGCGGCCGTACCAGTGGTTGAGTCATACAAGTACCGGCAGGGCCAGACTGACGAGCTCATACCTGAAGCCCGGTCTGCGCAGAAGCTTCTTGGTCTGGAACCCCGCAGCGTTGAGCTGTGGTTGCGAGACCTCCGACTCTAA
- a CDS encoding Glu/Leu/Phe/Val family dehydrogenase — translation MTDSVFSMIDEWGPEKIVVVSDRKTGMRGVLVLDNTARGTGKGGTRMSPSLSVQEVARLARTMTWKWAAVDLFHGGAKAGILGDPNDPKKESILRAFARALSNEVPSEYVFGLDMGLAEEDAAIFLDELGDRGASTGLPRALGGLPYDQLGVTGYGVAEATEAAAQHRNISIQESRVSIQGFGAVGQAAAVRLVELGATIVAVSTSAGAVHDPNGLNVARLANLRAEAGDACVRHYGSMQPADTAMTVDADILIPAAREDTVNDVIAASTNVKLVIEGANLPTSPSSRRILHERGITVVPDFIANAGGIVAAAHSMAARYSPFVIDPAEIFTMISTKLRANTTAVLEESSRNYLTPHEAAYAIAQKRVLEAMQLRRQIPKPVTETVDVLI, via the coding sequence ATGACAGACAGCGTATTTTCAATGATCGACGAATGGGGCCCGGAAAAGATTGTTGTGGTGTCAGACCGGAAGACGGGGATGCGCGGAGTCCTCGTCCTAGACAACACCGCACGCGGAACCGGCAAGGGCGGAACCAGGATGAGCCCCAGCCTCTCCGTCCAGGAAGTGGCGCGGCTCGCCAGGACCATGACCTGGAAATGGGCCGCTGTTGATCTCTTTCACGGCGGGGCCAAGGCTGGTATCCTCGGCGATCCCAACGACCCAAAGAAGGAATCGATACTGCGGGCCTTCGCCCGTGCCCTCTCAAACGAGGTTCCGTCCGAGTATGTTTTTGGGCTCGACATGGGACTGGCCGAGGAGGACGCCGCCATCTTCCTCGACGAACTCGGGGACCGCGGCGCATCGACCGGACTTCCCAGGGCGCTGGGCGGGCTCCCCTACGACCAGCTGGGGGTCACGGGATACGGGGTCGCGGAAGCCACGGAAGCGGCGGCCCAACACCGGAACATCTCCATCCAGGAATCGCGTGTTTCGATCCAGGGTTTCGGAGCCGTGGGGCAGGCTGCCGCAGTGCGCCTCGTGGAACTGGGGGCCACCATCGTGGCGGTATCGACGTCGGCGGGTGCTGTCCATGACCCCAACGGCCTAAACGTCGCCAGGCTGGCGAACCTTCGTGCCGAGGCTGGCGACGCCTGCGTGCGCCACTACGGATCAATGCAGCCAGCAGACACCGCAATGACAGTGGACGCCGACATCCTGATCCCCGCTGCCCGAGAGGACACCGTCAACGATGTCATCGCAGCGTCGACAAACGTGAAACTCGTGATTGAAGGGGCCAACCTCCCGACCTCCCCAAGCTCCCGCCGCATTCTCCACGAGCGCGGCATCACCGTCGTTCCGGACTTCATCGCCAACGCCGGCGGCATCGTGGCGGCAGCCCACTCGATGGCTGCAAGATACTCACCGTTCGTGATAGACCCAGCGGAGATCTTCACGATGATCTCCACAAAGTTGAGGGCCAACACAACAGCTGTCCTGGAGGAGAGCAGCCGTAACTACCTAACGCCACATGAGGCCGCCTATGCCATCGCCCAAAAGCGGGTCCTTGAAGCAATGCAGCTTCGTCGACAGATCCCTAAACCAGTCACCGAGACAGTCGATGTCCTTATCTAA
- a CDS encoding LysR family transcriptional regulator, which produces MVQTRVARRLKCRKLVADPAPVFADVSGMGLAGRMLNPLHLRTLVVVLRTGSFAEAARRLGYTGSAVSQQMASLERAVKMTLFERDAHGIRPTPTAGFLAEKAQEALAAFGVFEDEVRAMSEGSIGRVRLGSFPTASQKLLPLALSDFVQAHQKVTIQLDEGEPDKLVPLLLDRDLDLALVYHYDLVPHAWPKALKSTPLLTEELILLLPGGHRLEGMEISLADLKNETWVSSGARTSGARSLRRACAAAGFEPDVDFRSDDYDVIRGFVRSGLGIALIPALGHKYSSDISTARILDLRVRRHVLALYPHTTVNPAVEGALLALQTAARTSADVTPGVHVG; this is translated from the coding sequence ATGGTGCAAACACGGGTTGCCCGGCGACTCAAGTGCCGGAAGCTCGTCGCTGATCCCGCCCCGGTCTTTGCGGATGTGTCCGGCATGGGGTTAGCTGGCCGTATGCTCAATCCCCTGCACTTGAGAACCCTCGTAGTAGTTCTCCGGACCGGTTCGTTTGCCGAGGCCGCACGCCGGCTTGGCTACACAGGCTCAGCCGTTTCACAACAGATGGCCAGTCTGGAACGGGCAGTAAAGATGACTCTTTTCGAGAGGGACGCCCACGGGATCAGGCCCACCCCGACCGCGGGTTTCCTCGCCGAAAAGGCGCAGGAAGCGCTCGCTGCCTTTGGAGTATTCGAAGACGAGGTGCGCGCCATGTCTGAAGGCAGCATCGGACGCGTTCGGCTGGGCAGCTTCCCAACAGCGAGCCAGAAGCTCCTTCCGCTGGCGCTCTCAGACTTTGTCCAGGCACACCAGAAGGTCACCATACAACTCGACGAAGGGGAACCGGACAAGCTCGTCCCCCTGCTGCTCGACCGGGACCTGGACCTCGCGCTGGTGTACCACTACGACCTTGTTCCGCACGCCTGGCCGAAGGCCTTGAAGTCCACGCCACTTCTAACCGAAGAACTGATCTTGCTCCTTCCCGGAGGTCACCGGCTGGAAGGCATGGAAATCTCGCTCGCAGACCTCAAAAATGAGACCTGGGTTTCATCCGGGGCGAGAACATCAGGGGCACGTTCCCTGCGAAGGGCATGCGCCGCGGCCGGCTTTGAACCTGATGTTGATTTTCGAAGTGACGATTACGACGTCATCAGGGGATTTGTCCGTTCCGGGCTTGGAATCGCCCTCATCCCGGCATTGGGCCACAAATACAGTAGCGACATCTCCACTGCGCGGATCCTGGACCTTCGCGTCCGCCGGCATGTCCTGGCCCTTTATCCGCACACCACGGTCAATCCCGCGGTTGAGGGTGCTCTCCTGGCCCTGCAGACTGCAGCCCGGACCTCCGCGGATGTGACTCCCGGCGTCCATGTGGGATAA
- a CDS encoding amino acid ABC transporter ATP-binding protein: MHEKPLTKPMAIQLESVAKTYGDHTVLNNVSLSVREGEVTAMIGPSGAGKSTLLRCINLLERPDTGCITVEGNQIDASTNFTAKDLAALRRNVGMVFQSFNLFPHLNVLRNVSIAQERVLGRSRKDADLRSMKLLERVGLADKAKQYPARCSGGQQQRIAIARALALDPRVMLFDEPTSALDPEVGLEVLAVMKELAAEGMTMVVVTHEMQFARDVSDHLVVMANGSILEEGDPEQIFTNPVQARTREFLRAVLER, translated from the coding sequence ATGCACGAAAAACCCTTGACCAAGCCCATGGCGATACAGCTCGAATCTGTTGCCAAGACGTACGGAGACCACACCGTCCTCAACAATGTTTCGCTGTCGGTACGCGAGGGGGAGGTCACCGCAATGATTGGTCCCAGTGGCGCCGGCAAAAGCACGCTGCTGCGCTGCATCAACCTACTGGAGCGGCCCGACACCGGATGCATCACGGTCGAAGGCAACCAGATCGACGCCAGCACCAACTTCACGGCGAAAGACCTGGCCGCGCTGCGGCGCAATGTCGGAATGGTGTTCCAGTCCTTCAACCTGTTCCCACATCTGAACGTGCTGCGCAACGTCAGCATCGCGCAGGAGCGCGTTCTGGGACGCTCCCGCAAGGACGCCGACCTCCGCTCCATGAAACTCCTGGAGCGCGTAGGCCTGGCGGACAAGGCTAAGCAGTACCCTGCCCGCTGTTCCGGCGGGCAGCAGCAGCGCATCGCCATTGCCCGGGCCTTGGCCCTGGACCCGAGGGTGATGCTCTTTGATGAGCCAACGTCTGCCCTGGACCCCGAGGTAGGTCTGGAAGTCCTGGCCGTCATGAAGGAACTGGCCGCCGAAGGAATGACCATGGTCGTGGTGACGCATGAGATGCAGTTCGCCCGGGACGTGTCTGATCACCTGGTGGTCATGGCAAACGGTTCAATCCTTGAAGAAGGGGACCCGGAACAGATTTTCACCAACCCGGTCCAGGCCCGGACGCGCGAGTTCCTCCGCGCCGTCCTGGAGCGCTGA
- a CDS encoding amino acid ABC transporter permease: MDIFLTILQGVPMTIGLTVAALAIGAVGGIPLALGRRSNVPIISLAAVSIIEILRGIPPIVWLFIIYFGLGTALPMLDPITSAVVGLGLISCAYMAEIYRGGLSAITRGQWEASEALGMGRGSVLTFIIGPQVFRVSVPAAASYAIGLLKDSSVAYTIGVSEIVYFANDQSRQTSDALGPFFLAALVYVIMTIPCAWATRALDARLRMRVAR, from the coding sequence GTGGACATCTTCCTGACCATCCTGCAGGGCGTCCCGATGACAATCGGACTCACAGTCGCCGCGCTTGCCATCGGCGCCGTTGGCGGAATCCCACTGGCCTTGGGCCGGCGCTCCAACGTTCCGATCATCAGCCTCGCAGCTGTCTCCATAATTGAAATCCTGCGTGGCATCCCGCCCATCGTCTGGCTGTTCATCATCTACTTTGGCCTCGGCACCGCCCTGCCCATGCTCGACCCGATCACATCTGCCGTCGTCGGCCTTGGCTTGATTTCCTGTGCCTACATGGCGGAGATCTACCGTGGAGGCCTTTCGGCCATTACCCGCGGCCAATGGGAGGCCAGCGAAGCACTTGGCATGGGGCGGGGATCGGTGCTGACGTTCATCATCGGGCCTCAGGTCTTCCGCGTTTCCGTGCCCGCGGCAGCCAGCTACGCGATCGGGCTGCTCAAGGACTCCTCAGTGGCCTACACCATCGGTGTTTCCGAAATTGTGTACTTCGCCAACGATCAGTCGCGCCAGACCTCCGACGCCCTTGGACCGTTCTTCCTGGCGGCACTGGTGTACGTCATCATGACCATTCCCTGTGCCTGGGCGACCCGTGCCCTTGATGCCCGACTCCGGATGCGAGTAGCCCGATGA
- a CDS encoding amino acid ABC transporter permease — MNFLSDWPTFLPGLLAGLGVSVQVALLSLVIGIPGGLLLAIGASSRKKAVRLLIIGVVEIGRGTPALVVLQIFYFGLPASGLTLSSMAASVVALAATTAAYTSEILRGGLQAVPQGEVEAAGALGMSRRDTLRFIVVPQGLRIAIPSLIGFAILIFQATSLAYTVALPELLSQAYSIGSSTFNYLSVLVLAGLMYAAITIPASWLTSRAEKRLARHL, encoded by the coding sequence ATGAATTTTCTTAGCGACTGGCCAACTTTCCTGCCGGGCCTCCTTGCTGGCCTTGGCGTCAGTGTCCAGGTTGCCCTGCTCAGCCTTGTCATTGGTATTCCCGGTGGCCTGCTGCTGGCCATAGGAGCCAGCAGCAGGAAAAAGGCTGTCCGGCTCCTGATCATTGGCGTCGTCGAGATCGGCCGTGGAACCCCCGCCCTGGTGGTGCTGCAGATTTTCTACTTCGGACTTCCCGCCAGCGGGCTCACGCTGTCGTCCATGGCGGCGAGTGTTGTTGCACTCGCTGCTACGACGGCGGCATACACGAGTGAGATCCTGCGCGGCGGACTCCAGGCCGTCCCCCAGGGCGAGGTCGAGGCCGCCGGGGCACTTGGGATGAGCCGTCGTGACACCCTGCGGTTCATTGTCGTTCCCCAGGGCTTGAGGATCGCGATTCCGTCCCTCATCGGCTTTGCCATCCTGATATTCCAGGCCACTTCCCTCGCCTACACCGTGGCCCTGCCGGAATTGCTGAGCCAAGCGTACTCGATCGGCTCCTCGACCTTCAACTACCTCAGCGTGTTGGTTCTGGCAGGCCTGATGTACGCGGCCATCACCATCCCGGCGAGCTGGCTCACCTCCCGGGCCGAAAAGCGCCTTGCCCGACACCTCTAA
- a CDS encoding substrate-binding periplasmic protein — protein sequence MKNQKTTVIAALAFAATALSGCGGTASSAPSADCKPAHEFPTVAEGKLSVVLYDLPPFSKLEGNKVAGVDGDIINAIAEMECLSVSAKSVATAANIPTVQAGRADLSIAAWYRTASRAEIVGLTDPIYTDQMAIISKDGLDDAEQLKGKTVGTVDGYLWVDDMKKLLGDSLKVYPTTLNMNQDLEAGRIDIGIDSYGSAQFNKKSDFQVSVIKPHEAVAASKEAAQIAIPVPKQNAELLAALNADLKTLRESGKLEEILKANGLDSSAADTGEARLIS from the coding sequence ATGAAAAACCAGAAGACCACAGTCATTGCAGCCCTCGCCTTCGCTGCCACCGCCCTCTCGGGCTGCGGCGGAACGGCAAGCAGCGCCCCGAGTGCCGACTGCAAGCCTGCGCACGAGTTCCCGACCGTCGCGGAGGGAAAGCTGTCGGTCGTGCTGTACGACCTCCCCCCGTTCTCAAAGCTCGAGGGCAACAAAGTGGCCGGTGTCGACGGCGACATCATTAACGCCATCGCCGAAATGGAATGCCTGTCAGTATCAGCAAAGTCGGTTGCGACAGCCGCGAACATCCCCACGGTGCAGGCAGGCCGCGCCGACCTGTCTATTGCGGCTTGGTACCGCACTGCCTCCCGTGCTGAAATAGTGGGCCTTACCGACCCCATCTACACAGACCAGATGGCCATCATCTCCAAAGACGGCCTGGACGACGCCGAGCAGCTTAAGGGCAAAACCGTTGGCACCGTCGACGGCTACCTGTGGGTTGATGACATGAAGAAGCTGCTCGGCGATTCCCTGAAGGTGTACCCGACCACGCTGAATATGAACCAGGACCTTGAGGCCGGCCGCATCGACATTGGCATCGACAGCTACGGCTCAGCCCAGTTCAACAAAAAGAGTGACTTCCAGGTCTCCGTGATCAAACCCCACGAAGCTGTCGCAGCGTCCAAAGAAGCGGCACAGATTGCCATCCCCGTGCCCAAACAGAACGCCGAACTGCTCGCGGCGTTGAACGCTGATCTGAAGACCCTCCGGGAAAGTGGCAAGCTCGAGGAGATTCTGAAGGCCAACGGCCTGGATTCATCAGCAGCCGACACAGGCGAAGCACGCCTCATCAGCTAG
- a CDS encoding FAD-binding oxidoreductase codes for MKTTQELTEGLQGRILTDPDELVRYSSDASRAIPQGLPLAVLAARTAEDVAAGLRWAARNNVPVSVRGAGTGLAGGAVAYPGGLVISLAEMDSIVSIDPGNRLAEVQAGVITADVDAAAAEYGLMYAPDPASYRQSTIGGNIATNAGGLRCVKYGVTTDSVAGLEVVLADGEIIRTGSKTRKNVVGYDLTSLFVGSEGTLGIVTGATLRLKPRPAGRAVTFRATFPSVASAGRAVTAIMNSPVVPDVLELMDRASVEIVEQFHPTGLSTDGAAILVGQFISLTSGADAALASRLCQEAGASNVEQADGDVLLEARRVSGKALDARGLRASCDVAVPIARLAEMFEGLEKISADENVAIPTFAHAGDGNLHPSVVIEDESAEAYAEAERILDLITDHALRLGGTISGEHGVGSLKFGSLSKQLDPATRAAHQRIRSAFDPQGILTPGRGV; via the coding sequence ATGAAGACAACCCAGGAACTGACAGAAGGGCTCCAAGGCCGGATTCTGACCGACCCGGACGAACTGGTCCGCTACAGTTCCGACGCCTCCCGAGCCATACCGCAAGGATTGCCTTTGGCCGTCCTGGCTGCGCGGACGGCCGAAGATGTGGCAGCCGGGCTCCGCTGGGCCGCGCGGAACAACGTCCCCGTGTCCGTCCGCGGTGCCGGGACGGGCCTCGCCGGCGGCGCCGTGGCTTATCCGGGCGGCCTGGTCATTTCGCTCGCCGAAATGGACTCCATCGTCAGCATCGATCCCGGCAACAGGCTCGCAGAAGTCCAGGCCGGCGTCATCACCGCTGACGTGGACGCCGCCGCCGCTGAATACGGCCTGATGTATGCCCCTGATCCTGCCAGCTACCGCCAGTCGACGATCGGCGGCAACATTGCCACCAACGCGGGCGGACTGCGCTGCGTAAAGTACGGTGTCACCACAGACAGCGTGGCCGGCCTGGAGGTGGTTCTGGCCGACGGCGAGATCATCCGCACCGGCTCGAAAACACGCAAAAATGTCGTGGGCTATGACCTCACCAGCCTGTTTGTGGGTTCCGAAGGCACCCTCGGCATCGTCACCGGTGCGACCCTCAGGCTGAAGCCCCGCCCCGCTGGCAGAGCCGTCACATTTCGCGCGACATTTCCTTCGGTCGCCAGCGCGGGCAGGGCAGTGACCGCCATCATGAACAGCCCGGTGGTCCCGGATGTCCTGGAATTGATGGACCGGGCCAGCGTGGAGATCGTCGAACAGTTCCACCCCACCGGGCTGTCGACAGATGGCGCTGCGATCCTGGTGGGTCAGTTCATATCGCTGACCTCCGGGGCCGATGCGGCGCTGGCGTCACGGCTCTGCCAGGAGGCGGGAGCCAGCAACGTGGAACAGGCCGACGGCGACGTACTCCTGGAGGCCCGCCGTGTCTCCGGCAAGGCACTGGATGCCAGGGGCCTGCGCGCGTCCTGCGATGTCGCTGTGCCGATCGCCCGACTGGCGGAGATGTTCGAAGGACTGGAGAAGATCAGCGCCGATGAGAACGTGGCAATACCAACATTTGCGCATGCCGGTGACGGCAATCTCCACCCATCCGTGGTCATCGAGGATGAATCAGCCGAAGCCTATGCGGAAGCAGAACGGATCCTGGACCTCATCACCGACCACGCTCTGCGCCTGGGCGGGACAATCAGCGGGGAACACGGCGTGGGATCACTGAAATTCGGGTCCCTCTCCAAACAGCTCGATCCTGCCACCCGCGCAGCGCACCAACGGATCAGGAGCGCTTTCGACCCCCAGGGGATTCTCACCCCGGGACGTGGCGTGTAG